The Plantibacter sp. Leaf314 genome includes a window with the following:
- a CDS encoding CynX/NimT family MFS transporter — MGPRPLWRGRVLALVGIVLVAANLRTAVTSLSPIFAEIDGDIGVGSVGLGLLGMLPPLCFALFGVFTPRLVRRLHLEPVLLIALGSIVVGHLVRSLAPHFAVLAIGSALCFAGIGIGNVVLPPLVKKYFPDRVGLVTSLYATVLSVSTFLPPLVAVPVAEAAGWHVSLGVWSIVAMLAVVPWIGLIVRERRDARAEAATDPEIEESRGRVLVHRSPIAWAIAAVFATSSLNAYAMFTWLPTIVTDVAGVTPAQGGLLLSLFSAMGVPASLIVPMLVARLRNVAVLVYVASACFVLGYLGLLLWPATLTWLWVLLAGLGPLLFPLALVLINLRTASHDGAVALSGFVQSVGYTLGALGPLVVSLLHAVTGSWTVPLVLLLATGALCAVAGRITGRPTTIEADLAARGHGRA; from the coding sequence GTGGGGCCGCGTCCCCTCTGGCGGGGAAGGGTCCTGGCGCTCGTCGGCATCGTGCTCGTCGCGGCGAACCTGCGGACGGCCGTCACGTCACTGTCCCCGATCTTCGCCGAGATCGACGGCGACATCGGTGTCGGCTCGGTCGGCCTGGGGCTGCTCGGCATGCTCCCGCCGCTGTGCTTCGCCCTGTTCGGCGTCTTCACGCCGCGCCTCGTGCGTCGGCTGCACCTGGAGCCCGTGCTGCTGATCGCGCTCGGGTCGATCGTGGTCGGGCACCTGGTGCGATCCCTCGCGCCACACTTCGCCGTCCTCGCGATCGGCAGTGCGCTCTGTTTCGCCGGCATCGGCATCGGAAACGTCGTGCTCCCGCCGCTCGTCAAGAAGTACTTCCCCGACCGGGTCGGCCTCGTGACCTCGCTCTACGCGACGGTCCTGTCGGTGAGCACCTTCCTGCCGCCGCTCGTCGCCGTGCCGGTGGCCGAGGCGGCGGGTTGGCACGTGTCGCTCGGCGTGTGGTCCATCGTCGCGATGCTGGCCGTGGTGCCCTGGATCGGGCTCATCGTCAGGGAGCGTCGGGACGCCCGCGCCGAGGCCGCGACCGACCCGGAGATCGAGGAGTCGCGCGGCCGGGTCCTCGTGCACCGGTCGCCGATCGCCTGGGCGATCGCCGCCGTGTTCGCCACCTCGTCGCTGAACGCCTACGCGATGTTCACCTGGTTGCCCACCATCGTCACCGACGTGGCGGGGGTCACGCCCGCGCAGGGCGGTCTCCTGCTCTCGCTCTTCTCCGCGATGGGGGTGCCGGCGAGTCTCATCGTCCCGATGCTCGTCGCCCGGCTGCGGAACGTGGCGGTCCTCGTGTACGTCGCGAGCGCCTGTTTCGTGCTCGGCTATCTCGGCTTGCTCCTCTGGCCGGCGACCCTGACCTGGTTGTGGGTCCTGCTCGCGGGGCTCGGCCCCCTGCTGTTCCCGCTCGCCCTGGTCCTCATCAACCTCCGGACCGCGAGTCACGACGGCGCTGTCGCCCTGAGCGGATTCGTCCAGAGCGTCGGCTACACCCTCGGTGCCCTGGGCCCGCTGGTCGTGAGCCTGCTCCATGCGGTGACCGGGTCGTGGACCGTGCCGCTCGTCCTGTTGCTGGCCACGGGTGCCCTCTGCGCCGTCGCGGGTCGGATCACGGGACGCCCCACGACGATCGAGGCCGACCTCGCCGCCCGGGGACATGGGCGAGCCTGA
- a CDS encoding bifunctional riboflavin kinase/FAD synthetase — translation MITFTELDQVPDGFGPSAVTIGKFDGVHSGHRAVIAALLDAAAADGLDSVAVTFDRNPLSLINPDRCPASLVSNEQKLGLLASAGVDAALLLRFDQTLAQLTPEEFVTSILVGALHAKTVLVGEDFRFGHRGLGTVATLESFGEVYGFSVHVVDDVRPEGGRRVSSTWIRELLEEGDVREASRLLGRPPEVRGIVVHGAKRGRELGFPTANLSPDSQGLIPADGVYAGWLRWRGRYYPAAISVGNNPTFDGVPQKQVEAYVLDETDLDLYDDEVEVQFVERIRGMVAFTGIEPLIVQMTDDVERARRMLS, via the coding sequence ATGATCACCTTCACCGAGCTCGACCAGGTCCCAGACGGCTTCGGGCCCTCAGCCGTCACCATCGGCAAGTTCGACGGCGTCCACAGCGGCCATCGCGCCGTCATCGCGGCCTTGCTCGACGCGGCCGCAGCCGACGGGCTCGACTCGGTCGCGGTCACCTTCGATCGCAACCCGTTGAGTCTCATCAACCCCGACCGCTGCCCGGCCTCACTCGTCAGCAACGAGCAGAAGCTCGGACTGTTGGCGTCCGCGGGCGTCGATGCCGCCCTGCTGCTCCGCTTCGACCAGACCCTCGCCCAGTTGACGCCCGAGGAGTTCGTCACGTCGATCCTCGTCGGCGCGCTGCATGCGAAGACGGTGCTGGTCGGCGAGGACTTCCGCTTCGGGCACCGGGGCCTCGGCACCGTCGCCACCCTGGAGTCCTTCGGTGAGGTCTACGGCTTCTCGGTGCACGTCGTCGACGACGTGCGTCCGGAGGGTGGCCGCCGCGTGTCGTCCACCTGGATCCGGGAACTGCTGGAGGAGGGCGACGTCCGTGAGGCTTCGCGGCTCCTCGGTCGTCCGCCGGAGGTGCGCGGCATCGTGGTGCACGGCGCGAAGCGTGGCCGTGAACTCGGGTTCCCGACCGCCAACCTGTCTCCCGACTCCCAGGGGCTCATCCCCGCCGATGGGGTCTACGCCGGCTGGCTGCGCTGGCGCGGTCGGTACTACCCGGCAGCGATCTCCGTCGGGAACAACCCGACCTTCGACGGGGTGCCGCAGAAGCAGGTCGAGGCCTACGTGCTCGACGAGACGGACCTCGACCTGTACGACGACGAGGTCGAGGTGCAGTTCGTGGAGCGGATCCGCGGCATGGTCGCGTTCACCGGGATCGAGCCCCTGATCGTCCAGATGACCGACGACGTCGAGCGCGCACGCCGGATGCTGTCCTAG
- the deoC gene encoding deoxyribose-phosphate aldolase — protein MTTPPGDLVAKPTALELVDGPVTDASLRRYLDGLPGVDAVGLEQRAADLGSRSIKTTSKAWALDRIIELIDLTTLEGADTPGKVRSLVAKAITPDAGDPSTPRVAAVCVYGDMVPYAVEALGAAHTQPGAGHDAAGINVAAVATAFPSGRASLAVKLADTADAVDAGADEIDMVIDRGAFLSGRYGQVFDEIVAVKEACRRSDGTSAHLKVILETGELNTYDNVKRASWLAILAGGDFIKTSTGKVAPAATLPVTLLMLEVVRDWHRLTGEQIGVKPAGGIRSSKDAIKYLVTVAETVGEDWLQPHLFRFGASSLLNDVLLQRQKLTTGHYSGPDYVTID, from the coding sequence ATGACCACCCCACCAGGAGACCTCGTGGCGAAGCCCACGGCGCTCGAACTCGTCGACGGCCCCGTCACCGACGCCAGCCTCAGACGCTACCTCGACGGCCTGCCCGGCGTCGACGCCGTCGGGCTCGAACAGCGGGCGGCCGACCTCGGCAGCCGATCGATCAAGACGACCTCGAAGGCCTGGGCCCTCGACCGGATCATCGAGCTCATCGACCTCACCACGCTCGAGGGTGCCGACACCCCCGGCAAGGTGCGCTCCCTCGTCGCGAAGGCCATCACGCCGGACGCCGGCGACCCGTCCACGCCTCGCGTGGCCGCCGTGTGCGTCTACGGCGACATGGTGCCCTACGCCGTCGAGGCGCTCGGGGCGGCGCACACGCAGCCCGGTGCAGGGCACGACGCGGCGGGCATCAACGTCGCGGCGGTCGCCACCGCGTTCCCGAGCGGCCGTGCCTCGCTCGCCGTGAAGCTCGCCGACACGGCCGACGCCGTCGACGCCGGGGCGGACGAGATCGACATGGTCATCGACCGCGGTGCCTTCCTCTCGGGTCGGTACGGTCAGGTCTTCGACGAGATCGTCGCCGTCAAGGAGGCCTGCCGTCGGAGCGACGGGACCTCGGCGCACCTCAAGGTCATCCTCGAGACGGGTGAGCTGAACACCTACGACAACGTGAAGCGCGCGTCATGGCTCGCGATCCTGGCCGGTGGCGACTTCATCAAGACCTCCACCGGGAAGGTGGCGCCGGCCGCCACCCTCCCGGTGACGTTGCTCATGCTCGAGGTCGTCCGCGACTGGCACCGCCTCACGGGCGAGCAGATCGGCGTGAAGCCCGCCGGAGGCATCCGCTCGTCGAAGGACGCCATCAAGTACCTCGTGACCGTCGCCGAGACGGTCGGTGAGGACTGGCTCCAGCCGCACCTCTTCCGCTTCGGCGCCTCGAGCCTCCTCAACGACGTGCTCCTGCAGCGGCAGAAACTCACCACCGGCCACTACTCCGGCCCCGACTACGTCACGATCGACTAG
- a CDS encoding sugar-binding transcriptional regulator, which translates to MIERDELLAVRAAELYYDETKTQDEIGALLGITRWKVGRLLAQARELGYIRIEIVHPRARRLPLERALRERFGLVDAVVVPSPSDSAELHERVARAAADYLGAMRPVPRTLGVSWGRTLRDLADHLPDGWATGLSVVQINGGVSLNQRVGTAAATAARIAEKGRGDVTLLPSPAIFERLETKLSIESDRTVAEVLRTAAAADTYLYGAGVAGPDSALVHSGYLTAADVDVLVARGAVGDVVGRYIDAEGMIVDPTLDERTVGLGLEALRGAARSIAVIAGAPKHAVARAVVSSGLCTVLVTDEVTATALLSDLEPSPVQQHTPEHELLGRNTP; encoded by the coding sequence GTGATCGAACGCGATGAACTGCTCGCGGTGCGTGCCGCGGAGCTGTACTACGACGAGACGAAGACCCAGGACGAGATCGGCGCCCTGCTCGGGATCACCCGGTGGAAGGTCGGCCGGCTCCTCGCCCAGGCCCGAGAACTCGGCTACATCCGCATCGAGATCGTGCACCCGCGTGCGCGCCGTCTCCCGCTCGAGCGGGCGCTCCGCGAGCGGTTCGGACTCGTCGACGCGGTCGTCGTCCCGAGCCCGAGCGACAGTGCGGAGCTCCACGAGCGCGTGGCGCGCGCCGCGGCGGACTACCTCGGTGCCATGCGGCCCGTGCCGCGGACGCTCGGCGTGAGCTGGGGCAGGACCCTCCGCGACCTCGCCGACCATCTGCCGGACGGCTGGGCGACCGGCCTGTCCGTCGTGCAGATCAACGGCGGCGTGAGTCTCAACCAGCGTGTCGGCACCGCTGCGGCGACGGCGGCCAGGATCGCGGAGAAAGGTCGCGGCGACGTCACCCTGCTCCCCAGCCCGGCGATCTTCGAGCGTCTCGAGACCAAACTCAGCATCGAGTCCGACCGCACCGTCGCGGAGGTCCTTCGCACGGCGGCGGCCGCGGACACCTACCTCTACGGCGCCGGCGTCGCCGGTCCCGACTCAGCCCTCGTGCACAGCGGCTACCTCACAGCCGCCGATGTCGACGTCCTCGTCGCGCGTGGTGCCGTCGGCGACGTCGTCGGGCGGTACATCGACGCCGAGGGCATGATCGTCGACCCGACGCTCGACGAGCGCACGGTCGGTCTCGGGCTGGAGGCCCTGCGAGGGGCCGCGCGCAGCATCGCGGTCATCGCGGGCGCACCGAAGCACGCCGTCGCTCGGGCCGTCGTGAGCAGCGGACTCTGCACCGTGCTCGTCACGGACGAGGTGACCGCGACGGCGCTGCTCAGCGATCTCGAACCATCACCTGTTCAGCAGCACACCCCGGAGCACGAACTGCTCGGAAGGAACACACCATGA